A window of Rhipicephalus microplus isolate Deutch F79 chromosome X, USDA_Rmic, whole genome shotgun sequence genomic DNA:
agggcagCTTTTAGGAATGGTTATTTTTCTTTATGTATGCCATTGCGAGAAAAATAGGGGATGGGGAGAGGCACGGGCCTGGTGTTTTACTCACTGGCTACTCCACTGACACAACTCCCTGAGACGAGCGTTTATTTCTACCAGTCACAAGTTACTGCAGTATTCCTTGAAAGTTTTAAAAGTGGTCGAGTCAAGTACAGTTCTAGCGCGAGAATAGCCCATCTTCACTGTGCACCGCGTTTGTCAAAGGCTGGAGTGCCTTAAACGCTTTCTATTTCTAAGATATTCAGCCGCGGTCCAATAAACTACGTTCCCAAGGACCTTGAGCCTTGCAAGTCACACGTAATAGGATCGCGGCAAGTCTGATCTGATGCTGGTGTACGAGCAAGAAGGCCTCTTCCATGTCTAATCGACCACACTCGGGTTGCTTCTCTCGCTATTCTTCTCTAGCagtaaaaaaagcaaaacaataaaACAAGGTTGCAGTATTTTATCGACATCACCGTTGTTATTATCAAGCCATTCATCATTACTTCAAAAAAATCTACATAAGTCGAATGATCATGAAGTATTTGAAGGCCAAGCAGATGCTCACCTCCTAAAGCCGGGCTAAAAAAGTGCTCACGAAAACGCCGGGCCATTGCAGCCATTCGCAGCGAATAGGAATCGTCCACGTAACAAAAAGGCTGGTATTGAGAATCTTGCTCTGTATATAACGAATACACAACCGTTTAGATGCTTTATTTGCACCGCTTTTGCTTGCACCAGTAGCAGCGCTAATCTTTTTCGCGTGCAATAAACAATGCATGCTTCAGCTGGTGAAACAGGCCCTCCCACTTCCTCGAATAGCGTGAGTCTCGTGTTGCCTGGGCGGTTGAGCGACGCCACTATGTTGTCTCCAATTTCGAAGTCTAAGAGGGACCTTGCGGTTGCCATTGTAGGAACGAAGGCTCCCTTTTTACCCGTTTATTCCGGGTTATTAGCTTAATTGCAAGGTGAAGTTGCATGCGACCGCCGTTTTGCCTGCTCCTTCGTTTACTTTAATttcgtatttttttttgtgtgttcggcCTCATCTCCATCACTCGTGACGCTTCCTCCCACTAGGAGCTCGTATATACAACTGAAGTCTGTGCACAGACAGCTGAGCGGAGAGTGCGTTGTAAGCGAGCTCGTACTTTGGTCACCTTGGAGATAAACGCCTAACACGCGTTCATGCGCAAATACTCACTTGTGCTTTTTCGGCAGGGCTCCGTAACGACCACCTCGGTGACGGAGAGGAAAAGGCACCTGGAGAACAATGATGTCCAAGATCACCAGCAGCTGCCGGACAACAGCAGCGACCCCGAGAGCGAAGCGGTCTCCGAGGTTCCTTACAAGACGGAAATCGTCTGGCGCAACGTGTTGCTCTTCATTGGGCTTCACATCGGAGCCGCCTGTGGCCTCTACTGCGCTATATTCACGGCCAAGTGGCAGACGAACCTTTTGGGTGAGAACCCCGGATGCCGTGGCTTCTGTAGCTCGCGCCTTCCACTATACGCTAGATCTCGGCTGAGAAACCCAGTGGCAAAGTACCGCCAGGCTGTACTCAatagtttcttttttgtttttatgtataGCGATGGCACTTAGCGactttttttcttcagaaagcACACTCGAATTCGCCCCCAGCTCCCTTGAAAATTGGCTGCGTTATAAAATTTCCCTCCACCCAAAaattaaagcaagaaaaaaaagcaaagaagtcATTCCACTCGGCGAAGGTAGGTGAGCAGCTTTCGGCCTTAAAAAATCCCTTAGGAGTAGTATTGGGGATCAATAAGCGCATTTTGAGGGTGCTATACATTTTTAAGTGGCATCGCCACAACGTTTCCTTTCTATCGTTCGTTAGCCCCTTGAGCAATGTTGCACAACAGCAATAGCGCATCAGTAGCACACGCCGaaacgcatgtttggcgtcaagttaTCGTAAAGCCAGAATTTTACCGATCTGTGCCATTCTTCACCTCAGCTTTAGATGTTATCCTGCAGAGGGCTTTTTATTAGGTCGCCACTACAGCATTCCATACCAACGAGCAGCTGCAGCGGCCAATAGGCCTCGACAGCTGGTATGGCGGTGCTGCGGCGCTTGGACGATGTCGCGATGCATTTACACTCACGGCCATCACTGGCGGCGCTGATCGAGCTCGAATTCGCAATAATAGTAAGCGCTAAAAAAATGAGAAGCGTCTTTTTATCTCGCACATCACGCCAGCCTTATCCAACGCTTTAATCGCTCGTACTCGTGAGTCTTCAACGTAAGTCCATAAAATTTCATTTTTTGGCAGCTGACACGCAGCTTACCGGCCACATTGCTGCAGATGATATCACAGCCATACAGGCAACACTCCTGTGTGAGCGCGAATTAGATTGATACCTTTGATATGCAACCACTCGCAGTCACGACTGATTAGCAGCGCGCCGCTCCGTGGAACGGTGCCAGTTCTCAGTTCTGTGAAAACTGTAGCACACTAGGCTCATATAGCGAGAGGTTAACTGTTCCTTTTCGCCTACGCATTAACTCTAAGCACGCAGCGATCCCATTGGATCTAGCGTATACTGATACAAAACAGAGGCAACGGGTCAAGTTAAAGGGACCCTGGAACGCTTATCAGCATGATTAGagaacgctgctgatcggtagtcagGGCTCCTGAGAACAGGCGAGTCAAACAATATAGCGTATTCGCGCGGCCTGAATTTCAAAATTTGTTCTCAAAGTGAGCGAATCTTTCGCTCGTCTCtcgataaatgatgccgtaaacCAAGAGTCTATATGGCCATTAGCCGATTTGAGCTGCGTGATTCGCCTAGTTATCGTGGCCGCCGCGAGATGCTACGACACGCCCGTGCACTCTAAAGTCCATTAACAGTACGCTGTAAAGTGCATCGACGATCCACTTACTCGCCCTTCGTAAGGCGTAGTGAGCGAGGTGcaggggtggatccagccactcattttaggagggggggggggtgcctgaAAAAAACATTACAGAGGGGGGCGTGGTCATGAAACAGTGGTTTCTCTCTGTGTCCTAAACGGTGATAAGAGGTGGACTTCGAACAAAGACACTGCAATGTAACGTTGTAGTGATGATAACCAGAAAGTGACATGACCACATATTAGGAATCTACCTATTCGCTTTGCCAACTTTGCGACTAACAAAGGAAACACCATTTAAGCAACATTGACAGCGCCGAGTGTACATTCGAGAATGCGACACTTGCTCGAGTCGCATGCGAATGCCGATTATATGCAACTCTTCCGCTTTATAGAATCCGCGACAGTGTTCAAAAAAGGTAGAATACCGCACGTGCGTGTCCTGCACTTGTGGTGACCATCTAACAAGAGCGATattagaaaaaagaacacaccctCCCCTctctcaccgaaaaaaaaaagaacactcacTATGAGCGCAAAATAATACGAGTGGAGGCGACGCAGACACGGGACACGCAATCTTCTGGAATTTGCGACTGGTGTAAAAAGCCCCGTGACAACATCTCTGAAAacattttttctttaatttcacgCCGCACAACGCGTAAACGACGAACCCAGTATGCATCATGTTTCTGCTCGCAATCAggcaacatatttttttttaaaggcaCACATCTGTTGGCACAAGTTCTTTCAAACGACAAAGTCATGCACAGTACACAACAAGCTCTGTGCTTAAACAATGAATGCGGATCGGTAAGatgtgattgatttgtggggtttaacgtcccaaaaccaccatatgattatgagagacgccgtagtggagggctccggaaatttcgaccacctggggttctttaacgtgcgcccaaatctgagcacacgggcctacaacatttccgcctccatcggaaatgcagccgccgcagccgggaatcgaacccgcgatttgcgggtcagcagccgagtaccttagccactagaccaccgcggcggggcatttggTAAGATGTGGTGTAAGGGGTAATAGAAGGGACAAATGACGCCAAAGTCATTGTTGTTCAGTCATTATGACGCTATAGAAGTGATCACGTAACTTACCCTTTCCTCACACGACTGACTATCTCACCATCTTTAAGCAACGCTCAAGGGTTGGTCACGCTTCTTAGCACAATCTCGCTAAGCCCAAGGTGGTGCAACATGCGGTGTTGTATACGAGCACGAGCTCAAATGGGCGAAGGGAAACCATGAAATCTCTAAAGCAGATTATATCAGCAATGCGCTTCGGAGCTGGACGTGCTATTCTTACCGTGCTATAGTGTGCAACAACACTGGCGCTTAGTAATTTGTAGAAGGTTCTGTGCCTTGCACAGACTCGTGTCCAGGCGTAAGTACACTTAGCGTAAACACGGAAGCAAGTACAGCACGAGGCTATCAACAACTCCTTATACCAACACGAAGCCTTGCACATGCGCAGGTCATTCGCCGTGTGTGGTTATATTTCAGTCGTGCGCATCGCATCAGCGGTAAGCGCCTTGGCGAACGTGCGCGCAGATGACTCGGTGCGCGCGGTGTTAAAATATAGTCTTGACCCTAACACCCTGCGCGTGTGCAGTGACTCGAGTTCATGTAGGCTGGAGTCGCTGATATCGCACTATGCCTCGCGTATTTGTGTTCAtactcacccccgtattctagaacgtcccttcactcaacgctccaccttcacttgagaaagccaatgGCAGTGCCGTCTCTAGTCAtgacaagtcactgcatatcagtgataatctgctgcgattcttgtgtagcgcagcgtcattttcagccgagcggcggcgcagtgctcaactttgtcaagtgaagggtgaaagtcgagtcgaggagcgtttgtgaatacgggggttacccccgtattcagaaacgttcctcgactcgactttcaaccttcacttgagagagttgagcactgcgccgctgctcggctgaaaatgacgctgcgctacacaagaatcgcagcagattatcactgatatgcagtgacttgtcaTGACTAGAGACGGCACTGCcattggctttctcaagtgaaggtggagcgttgagtgaagggacgttctagaatacggtggTTAGAGTTCTCACGACTGGATGTTTGTGGTATGCACGCGTGTGATTTGGAAGCCACGAAACGCTATTCTGCAGTGGATGGAGATGGTCGTAGGCGAATCGCATATAGAAGCCGTTCAAGTATAGGTAGCGTCAGAACTGCGTCAAAGGCCTAAACGAGGTGCGCAGTACAATGCGATAATGGTAAGGGAAGAACGTGACATACACCGAAAATAAAAAAACGGGCATGTCATATTTAAGGAGGGTGGAAAACTACCTTAACACTGAAGGCGGAACTGACAACAATGACGTCAAAATGACTACGGTACGAACTACTACGGCGTTCTAGTAGCACACGTAGCAAGCGTATGTAATCTAATGCAATTAAATATTTTACGTGTCAAACTACGACATATTTAAGAGGCATGTCCAAGCGGAGGACTCCAGAACAAATATGACCACCTAGAACTCTTAAGGGGCACTTGAATCTAAGTGCATGGGTGTTCTTTCATTTTGACCCATCGAAAGGCAGCCGCAATGGTCGGGAGTCAACCCCGTGTGGTCGGGAGTCGGGAGTCGAACCCTTCCTATACTTTCAATGTACACAGCAGGTATCAGCGCCTAATGCTTTCAAGAACTATTTCGTTCAAGCAAAATTCGCAGGAGGTATTGCCGAATTTCGCTTACCGCATACGTTGTATGTCACCTTACAGACTAATCATCTCCACCTGGCATTTGCAAAAAGTGAGCGCATGGTCTGAAAAGCGGAAGGCCTCACAAGCAGCCACACTTAAGCTAATCAGGCTAAAGGTGCATGCATGCTGATGTTACTTTCAATAAGCGCCTgctgaaacaatgaaaatacttgatgACATTTACCTGATGTGACAATTCTTTAGAGCTGGCCCAtcacagttaatgaaagaacgaCTTTATTCGGATCCTCTATAATAAATAACCGGACCGCCGCAAGGCAGATAGGTTTTATTTTGCATAACTTGAAATACGTTGTCCGCATACTACCTGAGACAAACAAAGCAATGAAAAGCTCCCATGGCTATCCATGTACCTTTAGCAACAAAGTCAGTTTAGCCCAAACTTGACGTCCATCCTGATACTTTtctcaggaaggggggggggagggggggtcaaaAAGATTTTTacgtggaacaaaaaaaaaaaagaaatcaggcAGTGAAACTTGACCTCGATTGGTCAGAAAGAAACTAATCCTACATTCACAAAAACGTATTAGGCTAAAAGGTTTCGTGAGAGAATACTCGAGCCAGTCACGATACCTGACGTATCATTAGCGATGCTTACAAATGGACAAACGCACTTTAGAAATACCTCCCGCGGTAGTCTATAGTGACTAAGGCGCTACAATAGTCACCTGAAGGTCACGGATAGAATACCGGCCGCGACGGTCCCATTTTCATGAAGGCGAAAATCCttgaggcccgtgagctcagatttaggcgcacaataaagaactccaggtggtcgaaatttccgaagccctcccctacagtgaccctcataatcatatcgatggttttaggacgttaagccccccccccccccaatttcgATTAAACTTATGAAAAAGATGTTTTGCGAATTTAGCCCCAGATCTTGCCCTGTATACCATCCGTGACGTTATATGCCGTAACCGCTGGACATTTGTACAGCCATCGTCAATAACTCTACCAGAATATTTTACTTAGGTCCACCATACGTCTGGTTCTTATAGCAAGGCACTATACTCTCCTTGCGCATTTGCACCCCCCACCCCCACGTTTGCCTAAATAACCAAGATCCTATGCAAACTATAGCGTGACGTCATGAAAGAAGCTTTTTAATTCACTTGTACTACAACATAGCCGCTTCTACACTGCCAACGTACCATATCCACAGTTGTGTCGGTTGACCTGCTACAACGTCATGATGACGTGGCCGGAACGTCATCAGCCTTTGTGACAGGGTAACGCCAGACACCACCCGTGATATACTCATAAGGTTCCCGTGACGTCAAGAACCTAGGTTTTTCTTTGTCCTCGTAGGCCAACACCGTGAACTTGGTGATGTTAGGGCAAGTTATATTTCAAACAGGTTATCTCTGAACTGTCCAGGAATATCCCAGAACCATTCCAGTTCATTTACACTTTTGTGAAATGCACTTACGTTAGTTCAAATGTAAATGCGTTAAGAGCTCTCTGGCTTCAGGTCTTCATTTTCAGTAGATGCCCGAAAGTCAAATGAAGAAAAATGTATTATTTTAAATTCGTCTTTCGCGGTCACAATTTTTTGCATACATTGTCCTTCTCTTGGTAAGATTCAACTAGAACAGTATAATAAACATTCCGTTCATTCTAACAATTAACAAGCAAACTAACAAAGTGTAGAAAGTCTGGTAAATGGAACCTCGTTACGCCTCTCCTCGCAGCTTTCATCGGTCTGGGCATTTCGGGTGTTGGCTCTTCAGTGGCTGCTCACAGACTTTGGTGCCATCGCACGTTCAAAGCGAAGTTGCCTCTCAGGATAATACTGATGATGGCCAACTGCTTCGCTCTACAGGTGAGTGCACAGAGCAAAGCGATCGCATAACATTAACCTCCTATACGTTAGCCctcttccctcccccccccccatctctctctcgCTTGAATGAGAGCCAGTAGTCCGATTCCGAGCATTGTGTCTTTCTTGGCGTGATGCAGCATTTTGTACATGTCTTGTAACAttctgaaaaatattttttcataTATACAATAATCCTATACTCGTTTCGTACAGATGACGCTAAGAAGAATGATAAGCGATACCAATGACGACgacaagtgacaaaaaaattaaaatgaagcCAATTCAGTCACATGGAGGTTAGGTCACGGGGTAGCTGTTTTATTAAACGCTGTGAATTGCGGTTtcaaacacataaaaaaaaacaaatatgttGAATAGGTAGGGAGATCATGCACGCTTTTTGTTCGAAAATCAGGTTAACAAGTGGACTTCGAGATCACCGTATTATGATCTTTTGTGATGTAAATACAAACTGAACGAAGCAATGTAAAGAAGTAATCTTTGAGtcacctgtttttcttttttgtcacctGCAACGCAGAACGACGTTTACGAGTGGACGCGGGACCACCGGGTGCATCATAAGTTCTCGGACACGGATGCCGACCCGCACAACATTAACCGCGGCTTCTTCTTCGCGCACATGGGTTGGCTCATGTGCAAGAAGCATCCAGAGGTGTTCCGCAAAGGCGCCACTGTCGACTGTTCTGACGTGCTGGAAGATCCCGTCATTCGCTTCCAGAGGAGGTAAGTCTTCAGCGCAAACAACACGACTTCATGCGGACGCTGGTAAACTAGAGCGCAGCAGTGCAAAATGGCTTCAGACACCATGTCCATATCGTTTCATTGTTTGTACGTATGTACTATTGATTGGCAGGTGACGGTTAGCGCTGCGCTGTACGTTGCTAACAATAAAGGTAATTAAAATTTGCAGTTATAAGGAGTACTGAAACGAATTCACACTAGTTTCGGATTGTTGCTCGAAATAAGAACTCTGGTGTCGATAACCCTAAAGATAGTAATGCATGCCTGATAATGCATCGTGTATATATTTAATGTCACTACTTTAAAAGCACATGTGCAGTTTCGGTTTCGACGTCGAGGGGGCGGCATCTTATTGACTCCTCATGGCAGTGTAAACTCACGGCAAGACAGCAATTCGGGATGTACTAGCGGTATATCTGCGATCTACTTGTCGGGCACGTAAACCATGATGGGCGAATTGTCATGCTGCGACCCCAGCATAAATTTATTGTGATTGCAGCTACACACAGGACGCAGATCTCGCAAGCTCAGTGAAACTATGTCGAGTCGTCGGGATAAAATCCATTGCGGTGCGGCAGGCTTGCAAATGCTCAGTGACAAAAACATTAAATCTCAATTAACGTATCTTATACATGTTCTTTGGCTTGAGTGTGTGGGGAGCGTTTTCACTACAtataccaagaaaaaaaaaccctttgCTATTTCTTAAAATCATGTCAGCACTCTTTTAAGTGTAGAACCGCTGCAGGATTACGACGTACACAATGATGGATGACTTCGGTTTTATTTTAAATGTAGTTGCCGCAGAAACCGATTGGCTCAAGCGACCGTGCTGACCTACGGTCACTTGTGTGAATTGTTTTCTGCGTTGACCGTACTCAGCTGGGGGTCTTTAATGCGTATACAGTTATAATTTACAAGCAACCGGTTGCTTCTGTATATCAATTGCATGAAAATGCGGAATTCAAGGCAGGCGCTTATGCTTTATTTTTCAGCCATTGCATTTGTCACCCTGAGCAACTAATTGCATAGCTGTGACTTTATTACTATAACGCTTCGGCATCTATTTTCTCGTGTCCCAACTACCTCgtgccaagtaaaaaaaaactacaatctGACCTCTTTTTTTAAGCAACCCACATTATTTTCTTTCTATATGCTTTGGAAAATATTTATTCATATATAATATCAAGTTACAACCACAGCCGTTATCATGACACTATACAGTTCTTGGTCTATTTGTACCACGCTGATTTCGTATTGAAAGCTATACGTTAGAAAATGGTTAACAATGTAATAATAAATCCTCTAAGGCGCCAGTAAAGTATACtcagagtttctcactgagagtATATGAAACAATACCAAATTCTTTGCAGTGTTCATGAATGTTTCTAAAGCTTGGAACACGCTTACTGAAGCGCTCTGTATATTGAGTGGTTGACTTGACATCTCCACCAGAAGTGTGTATGGGTCACAGTGCAACTTAACAGGAGGTGTGCACCAGCTGTGTACAGAAGTTGTAAGGGTGGTCGTAAAACAAAGGCTCAAATAACCGGTGGTGCGAAACTTTTCAATCGAAAAACCTGTAAAGATTTCGTTCGCAGCTTTGTGAGACTCACTTAAGGGGCATATAAAAGATTGTTTGCTAAAATGCCGAATATACAAATTCATAGTGTAATTTCGAACCCACTTCGGCGCAGGTTTTATGTACCTCTGGTGACACTGTTCTGCTTCGTGTTGCCAACGATCGTGCCGATGTGGCTGGTGGGTGAGACGTTCTGGAACGCCCACCTGGTGAACGGCCTACTGCGCTACACCATCAGCCTGCACATGACGTGGTTGGTGAACAGCGCGGCACACACCTGGGGCTACAAGCCATACGACAAGAACATCGCGCCGACCGAGAACCCGGCCATGTCTATCGGAATGTTCGGCGAGGGCTTCCACAACTTCCACCACGCTTTTCCGCAGGTTCGTTCTTAGAGGTTGTTAGCCGCAATACGAGGTTCATTTATTAGACAACCCAATGCGTTCTCTAGAAAGATGCCTCCGGCGTCACTCTATGACCCATTGTTGTCATCCTGCTTTCTGTTGTGGTTGTTTTTCAAGAGATGCCACCAGCTACTCCCCTATCTCCACCGAAGGGTAGGTGTGCACGAGTAGTGTCAGGGCGGTGGTGTGCAATGCACATGTACATATGTGTTACAAGGGGCCACCGCGAAAATTCCTAACTACCACTTCCATCAGAAACAAAGGAAAATGGAAAGGGAAAGCCAGCAGATTTTAGGCAGACGTGGCAGTCATCATTCTAAAGAAGGCGTTTTACTGTCCCATTGAAAGTTCAATGGCTTAAAAAGAAATGTTCCAAGCCGATTATGATCACAATTAGACGTAGATGAGGTGTCTTATTCCTGTCCTCTATTTTGATCTTAGGTCGTTTAGGTACGTTGTTTTTTTGCTATATATACTAGCACCAGTAACATCCTGAAGCACATATGTATTTATATAAATATGAATGTGACTGCAATTATATGAATATTCCAAACTCGGTTTAATCACGCCGTTGCGGTCACTGCCACCGTGAGGTCCCCTATAAATTTCAAATCGATAACATGAACCCTCGCCCCTTATGTTCAATGTGCCAGTGAAAGCGTTCGAGGCCTGCCGACGACCGCTGCTCATGCGGAGATGAGACGCGCTGGCTGCTTCCGCCGCGCGGCATGCGCATGGGTAGTTCCTGAAAGAGGAGCTGTGCCTCACCGGCAAGAACTCCACACAGCAGTGAGTCGTATCTTTACAGGCAAACGACTCATAGGTTTGTACGTGCAGTGTCCTCACCTAAAAGTTTGCGTTGAAACCATATGCAACACGAAGGTCGCTTCGCTTGCTGCAGCAGCCGTGTTTCCTTACAACGGAGTTCTGTTGAGTTGCGCCGTGTCGCGTGCTAAACGAG
This region includes:
- the LOC119161164 gene encoding stearoyl-CoA desaturase 5, whose translation is MTMGSVTTTSVTERKRHLENNDVQDHQQLPDNSSDPESEAVSEVPYKTEIVWRNVLLFIGLHIGAACGLYCAIFTAKWQTNLLAFIGLGISGVGSSVAAHRLWCHRTFKAKLPLRIILMMANCFALQNDVYEWTRDHRVHHKFSDTDADPHNINRGFFFAHMGWLMCKKHPEVFRKGATVDCSDVLEDPVIRFQRRFYVPLVTLFCFVLPTIVPMWLVGETFWNAHLVNGLLRYTISLHMTWLVNSAAHTWGYKPYDKNIAPTENPAMSIGMFGEGFHNFHHAFPQDYKSSEFGILFNPATIFIDLMALIGQAYDLKTTPQHVIEKRIERTGDKKQHCLKIFGSSS